The proteins below are encoded in one region of Segatella copri:
- a CDS encoding substrate-binding domain-containing protein: protein MAEKIRIKDIAERAGVSVGTVDRVLHDRPNVSKPARDKVEKALKEMNYQPNVYASALAYNKSYTFYLLIPKHESEAYWEEIEEGAKKCEDTRRDFHIDVEIRFYERSSEESFREEGNKILEASPEGVIVVPSSLDVTREFTEALHHKSIPFILLDSYMPDLRPLSFFGQDSFCSGFFAAKMLMMLAAKEDEILLMRQTKDGRVVSKQQDNREVGFRHYMHDHFPNVKITLLDLPLSGTRAEFVKMLEKFFAGHPNIHHCITMTSKAHIVGDFLLKTNRRDVQIMGYDMVEKNARCLREGSISFLIAQHAYMQGYSCVDTLFQAIVLKKKVTPVNYMPIELLMKENVDFYRRTQL, encoded by the coding sequence ATGGCCGAAAAAATCAGAATCAAGGATATTGCCGAGAGAGCTGGCGTATCCGTTGGAACCGTAGACCGAGTTCTGCACGACCGTCCAAACGTGTCGAAACCTGCACGCGACAAGGTCGAGAAAGCCCTCAAGGAAATGAATTATCAGCCTAATGTGTACGCCAGCGCTCTGGCTTACAACAAATCCTATACCTTCTACCTGCTGATTCCGAAACACGAATCGGAGGCTTACTGGGAGGAGATAGAGGAAGGCGCAAAAAAATGTGAAGATACCCGACGTGACTTCCATATCGATGTAGAGATTCGTTTCTATGAGCGTTCCAGCGAGGAATCGTTCCGCGAAGAAGGCAACAAGATTCTTGAGGCCAGTCCGGAAGGAGTCATCGTGGTGCCTTCATCGCTCGACGTGACCCGCGAGTTTACCGAGGCGTTGCACCACAAAAGCATCCCATTCATCCTGCTCGACTCCTACATGCCCGATCTGCGTCCGCTCTCTTTCTTCGGCCAGGATTCGTTCTGTTCCGGTTTCTTCGCAGCCAAGATGCTGATGATGCTTGCAGCAAAGGAAGATGAAATCCTGCTCATGAGGCAGACCAAAGACGGAAGAGTGGTCAGCAAGCAGCAGGACAACCGAGAGGTTGGATTCCGCCATTACATGCACGACCACTTCCCTAACGTGAAGATTACCTTGCTCGACCTGCCGTTGAGCGGCACACGTGCTGAATTCGTCAAAATGCTGGAGAAGTTCTTTGCCGGACATCCGAACATCCACCATTGCATCACCATGACTTCGAAGGCGCACATCGTGGGCGACTTCCTGCTGAAGACCAACCGCCGCGACGTTCAGATCATGGGCTATGATATGGTGGAGAAAAACGCCCGCTGTCTGCGCGAAGGAAGCATTTCCTTCCTCATCGCCCAGCACGCCTACATGCAGGGTTACTCCTGCGTAGACACGCTCTTCCAGGCCATCGTGCTGAAGAAGAAAGTTACACCGGTAAACTATATGCCTATCGAGCTGCTGATGAAGGAAAATGTAGATTTCTATCGCAGAACCCAGCTCTAA
- a CDS encoding DUF5112 domain-containing protein, with translation MQFFASFCFMSPSSILVVAAFFLSACSPANKARVDELNEQSYAYHYRNLDSTKVLAERALKLSEDYPSGRAEAYNNLAFVCIAKMDNKGAKGWLKKIEEESDNQIELAIADVQNMRLCQRESHNKDFYAYREKAMRRLRRIREEVNSMPPRENKRVIYAKSEFYIVAATYFYYVGLDEPMLQELNRLDPDELEQDSAQYLNYLYNIGSGGAIVKETENEINQAEFDRLISCYMLASDPAHPYPYWQANALQSISEHLRKGEVSEFLIRNNLPAFQYLNIEQMPNNLLAGNFAQRALNLFSSYGDVYQTAGANRTLAECFWDIHDYSSALDCLNHALNDNKAIEQAPDLVASIRERLCLVYSAIDDKQQSDYNRNIYLDLQDRSRQDRQLEARAAALDENAQQLNLMIAAVVAMIVLVVVLLYVFDHMKRKKMKNQSMDKLLAPLREWSENNTKKINELKDKQEEVQDDLNVTRLHIEENKKRNLEQRAKISLVNSITPFIDRMIHEVNRLSEGGESDEVRQERYQYIAELTDKINQYNNVLTEWIQMRQGSLSLRIESFPLQQLFDIVSKGKMSFQMQGVKLDVEPTDAVVKADRILTLFMINTIADNARKFTPEGGKVTISAKVSDFVEISISDTGKGMDEEQLAHVFDRTYTGGHGFGLLNCKGIIEKYKKVSSLFAGCQIKAESKLGEGSRFSFRLPKGIVRRTHQLLGIIIMLFVLLSAAVQPCEAKKANDIRQRHNHHKTNVDANLQRADDFADSAYFSNISGTYQRTLAFADSSRHYLNAFYLSKYPDGKYLMVAHPEVGMAAELYWMREGLRTNYHVILDLRNECAVAALALHQWSLYQSNNKVYTQLFREISADNTLDIYVHTMQQSENSKTVAVVLLILLLLQLPLAYYLLYYRHVLSYRFAMIEQTKAKRTDEAEQESLKLELMTDELHRAEYENDKLHISNSVLDNCLSTLKHETMYYPSRIRQLIDSQPDDVDSLKELVDYYKSLYSLLSAQAMEQVEGNIKADDFLNRYLVSLMRGNSKDYHTGVAEIPGSAYVRYWIDQQDVAYDAALHAQLFTPLTGDLRYLLCRQIVRELGEITNLRGCGIKACQGDKGCLRIEAVLPARIKWKSLKS, from the coding sequence ATGCAGTTTTTCGCATCGTTTTGTTTCATGTCGCCATCATCAATTCTGGTGGTGGCGGCATTTTTTCTTTCAGCTTGTTCTCCTGCGAATAAGGCAAGGGTAGATGAGCTGAACGAGCAATCCTATGCTTATCATTATCGCAATCTCGATTCTACTAAAGTGCTGGCTGAGAGGGCTTTGAAACTTTCAGAAGATTATCCCTCAGGCCGTGCCGAAGCCTATAACAACCTTGCCTTCGTCTGTATAGCCAAGATGGATAACAAGGGTGCCAAGGGATGGCTGAAGAAGATTGAAGAGGAGAGCGATAATCAGATAGAACTCGCTATTGCCGATGTTCAGAACATGCGACTCTGCCAGAGAGAATCGCACAACAAAGATTTTTATGCTTATCGCGAAAAGGCGATGAGGCGTTTGCGCAGAATTCGCGAAGAGGTGAATTCCATGCCCCCGAGGGAAAACAAACGCGTGATTTATGCGAAATCTGAATTCTATATTGTGGCCGCCACCTATTTTTATTATGTGGGCTTAGACGAGCCGATGCTTCAGGAGCTTAACCGTCTGGACCCAGATGAGCTGGAACAGGATTCGGCACAATATCTCAACTATCTTTATAATATAGGTTCGGGCGGAGCTATCGTCAAGGAAACCGAAAACGAAATCAATCAGGCGGAATTCGACCGGCTGATCAGCTGCTACATGTTGGCTAGCGACCCTGCCCATCCTTATCCTTACTGGCAGGCTAACGCCCTGCAGTCTATTAGCGAGCATCTCAGAAAAGGAGAGGTGAGCGAATTCCTCATCCGTAACAACCTGCCTGCCTTCCAGTATCTCAACATCGAGCAGATGCCAAACAATCTGCTGGCTGGCAACTTTGCCCAGCGTGCCCTCAACCTCTTTTCGAGCTACGGAGATGTTTATCAGACTGCCGGAGCCAACCGTACGCTGGCTGAATGTTTCTGGGATATCCATGATTATTCTTCTGCGCTCGACTGCCTGAATCATGCCCTGAACGACAACAAGGCCATCGAGCAGGCACCCGACCTCGTAGCGTCGATACGTGAAAGACTCTGTCTGGTTTATTCGGCTATAGATGATAAGCAGCAGAGCGATTACAACCGCAATATCTATCTGGATTTGCAGGACCGTTCGCGACAGGACCGCCAGCTGGAGGCACGTGCCGCGGCACTCGACGAGAACGCCCAGCAGCTCAACCTGATGATTGCTGCCGTGGTGGCGATGATTGTGCTCGTGGTGGTTCTACTCTACGTTTTCGACCACATGAAGCGCAAGAAGATGAAGAACCAGTCGATGGATAAACTGCTTGCACCTTTGCGTGAGTGGAGCGAGAATAACACTAAGAAAATCAACGAATTAAAAGATAAGCAGGAGGAGGTTCAGGATGACCTGAACGTAACCCGACTGCATATCGAAGAAAACAAGAAACGCAATCTGGAACAAAGGGCTAAGATTTCGCTCGTAAACAGTATTACGCCTTTTATCGACCGCATGATTCACGAGGTAAACCGACTCTCCGAAGGGGGCGAAAGCGATGAGGTGCGGCAAGAACGCTACCAGTATATCGCCGAACTCACGGATAAGATAAACCAATATAACAACGTGCTTACAGAGTGGATTCAGATGCGCCAGGGCTCACTCAGCCTGCGTATCGAAAGTTTCCCGCTCCAGCAGCTTTTCGATATTGTAAGCAAGGGCAAGATGAGCTTCCAGATGCAGGGCGTGAAACTCGATGTAGAACCTACAGATGCCGTGGTCAAGGCCGACCGCATCCTTACGCTCTTCATGATCAATACCATAGCCGATAATGCCCGCAAGTTTACACCCGAAGGCGGAAAGGTAACCATTAGCGCCAAGGTTTCTGACTTTGTGGAAATCAGCATCTCAGATACCGGAAAGGGTATGGACGAGGAGCAGCTGGCGCATGTCTTCGACCGGACCTATACAGGCGGTCACGGCTTCGGACTGCTCAACTGCAAGGGCATCATAGAGAAATATAAGAAGGTGAGTTCGCTCTTTGCCGGCTGCCAAATCAAGGCAGAAAGCAAGTTGGGCGAGGGGAGCCGCTTCAGTTTCCGTCTGCCTAAAGGTATCGTCCGCCGAACCCATCAGTTGTTGGGCATCATCATCATGCTCTTCGTGCTGCTGTCGGCTGCGGTCCAGCCTTGCGAGGCTAAGAAGGCCAACGACATCCGCCAGCGCCACAATCATCACAAGACGAACGTAGATGCCAATCTCCAGCGTGCCGACGATTTTGCAGATAGCGCCTACTTCAGCAATATCAGCGGCACCTACCAGCGCACCCTGGCCTTTGCCGATTCTTCGCGCCATTATCTCAATGCGTTCTATCTGTCGAAATATCCCGACGGCAAGTATCTCATGGTGGCTCATCCGGAGGTGGGAATGGCGGCAGAACTCTATTGGATGCGCGAAGGGCTTAGAACCAATTATCACGTCATTCTCGACCTGAGAAACGAGTGTGCCGTGGCTGCCCTGGCGTTGCACCAATGGTCGCTCTACCAGAGTAACAACAAGGTTTATACCCAGCTGTTCCGCGAGATAAGTGCCGATAATACGCTCGATATTTACGTGCACACGATGCAGCAGAGCGAGAACTCGAAGACCGTGGCCGTGGTGCTGCTCATCCTGTTGCTGCTGCAGTTGCCGCTGGCTTATTATCTGCTCTATTACCGCCACGTGCTGAGTTACCGGTTTGCCATGATTGAACAGACCAAGGCTAAGCGGACCGACGAGGCTGAGCAGGAATCCCTGAAACTGGAGCTGATGACCGATGAGCTGCATAGGGCTGAATATGAGAACGATAAACTTCATATCTCCAATTCCGTGCTCGACAACTGTCTGTCTACGCTCAAGCACGAAACGATGTATTATCCGTCGCGCATCCGCCAGCTTATCGATTCGCAGCCCGATGATGTAGATTCGCTCAAGGAACTGGTAGATTATTATAAATCGCTCTATTCTCTGCTCAGCGCCCAGGCGATGGAGCAGGTAGAAGGCAACATCAAGGCAGATGATTTCCTGAACCGCTATCTTGTTTCTCTGATGCGTGGCAATTCCAAGGATTACCATACCGGAGTGGCTGAGATTCCGGGTTCTGCCTACGTGAGATATTGGATTGACCAGCAGGATGTGGCCTATGATGCTGCGCTCCATGCCCAGCTCTTCACCCCTCTGACGGGCGATTTGCGCTATCTCCTGTGCCGGCAGATTGTGAGGGAACTGGGAGAGATTACCAATCTGCGCGGCTGCGGCATCAAGGCTTGCCAGGGCGATAAGGGTTGCCTCAGAATAGAGGCCGTGCTGCCGGCACGCATCAAATGGAAAAGTTTAAAATCATAA
- a CDS encoding bifunctional 4-hydroxy-2-oxoglutarate aldolase/2-dehydro-3-deoxy-phosphogluconate aldolase, which yields MAKFSKMQVMAAMKETGMVPVFFNKDVEICKNVIKACYEGGVRVFEFTNRGDFAHEIFGELVKWAEKACPEMILGAGTVVDAGTASLYLQLGANFIVGPNFNPDIAPVCNRRLVPYSPGCGSVTEINNAQAAGCDVTKVFPAGNVGGPSFVKNVMAPLRWSNIMVTGAVEPTEENLTPWIKAGVLCVGMGSKLFPKETVAAGDWAAITAKCQEALGYIAKARA from the coding sequence ATGGCAAAGTTTAGCAAAATGCAGGTTATGGCAGCCATGAAAGAGACTGGTATGGTACCTGTTTTCTTCAATAAGGATGTTGAAATCTGCAAGAACGTCATCAAGGCTTGTTACGAGGGTGGCGTACGTGTTTTCGAGTTTACTAACCGTGGTGACTTCGCTCACGAGATTTTCGGAGAGTTGGTAAAGTGGGCCGAAAAGGCTTGTCCTGAGATGATCTTGGGTGCAGGTACAGTTGTTGATGCCGGTACAGCTTCTCTGTATCTCCAGCTCGGCGCTAACTTCATCGTAGGTCCTAACTTCAACCCAGATATTGCTCCAGTTTGCAACCGTCGTCTGGTTCCTTATTCACCAGGTTGCGGTTCTGTAACAGAAATCAATAATGCTCAGGCTGCCGGTTGCGACGTAACCAAGGTATTCCCAGCAGGTAACGTAGGCGGTCCTTCATTCGTCAAGAACGTAATGGCACCTTTGCGTTGGAGCAACATCATGGTAACAGGTGCCGTAGAGCCAACAGAGGAGAATCTTACTCCTTGGATCAAGGCTGGCGTTCTCTGCGTAGGTATGGGCTCTAAGCTCTTCCCTAAGGAGACAGTTGCTGCTGGCGATTGGGCTGCCATCACAGCCAAGTGTCAGGAGGCTCTCGGTTACATCGCGAAGGCTCGCGCTTAA
- a CDS encoding DUF4248 domain-containing protein: protein MEDFINRSYTKKELGLMYFPESMPRTAVNHLMSWIRRCQPLWDELQQMGYEKTCKSFTPKQVKAIIDNLGEPG from the coding sequence ATGGAAGATTTTATAAACCGTTCGTATACGAAGAAGGAACTGGGACTGATGTACTTTCCCGAGAGTATGCCACGCACGGCCGTGAATCATCTCATGAGTTGGATTCGCCGTTGCCAGCCGCTCTGGGATGAATTGCAGCAGATGGGATATGAAAAGACTTGCAAGTCGTTCACGCCCAAACAGGTGAAGGCTATTATCGATAACCTCGGGGAACCGGGATAG
- a CDS encoding UxaA family hydrolase, giving the protein MEQSSFIKINPADSVVVCLRPMKKGETIEVDGKAITLLQDTPAGHKVLINDAAEGTDILKYGYPIGHAKTGLKAGEWVNENNLKTNLAGTLEYTYNPVNEQLNIAKENRTFKGYVRKNGEVGVRNEIWVVPTVGCVNGVAEKLVELLKKETGSEGIDAIHAWHHNFGCSQLSGDHENTRKVLRDICLHPNAGAVLVLSLGCENNQPDDFMKMLGNYDYDRIKLLVTQKVEGDELEEGMKILRNLYALAKEDKREEVPVSKLRVGLKCGGSDGFSGITANPLVGEFSDWLVAQGGTSILTEVPEMFGAETILMNRCENKELFDKTVHLINDFKEYFLSHGEPVGENPSPGNKAGGISTLEDKALGCTQKCGRAPVSGVLQYGDRLETTGLNLLSAPGNDLVAATALASAGCQLVLFTTGRGTPFGTFVPTMKISTNSNLAKNKPNWIDFNAGALVEGVEMKDLVSKFIDKIIAVASGEEARNEYNGYREISIFKNGVTL; this is encoded by the coding sequence ATGGAACAATCAAGTTTTATCAAGATTAACCCTGCCGACTCGGTAGTGGTTTGCTTGCGCCCTATGAAGAAGGGTGAAACGATTGAAGTAGATGGCAAGGCCATCACATTATTGCAGGATACTCCTGCAGGACACAAGGTGCTCATCAACGATGCTGCCGAGGGTACAGATATTCTGAAGTATGGCTACCCTATCGGTCATGCAAAGACCGGTCTCAAGGCGGGCGAATGGGTAAACGAGAACAACCTCAAGACTAATCTTGCCGGTACGCTCGAATATACCTACAACCCGGTTAACGAGCAGCTGAACATCGCTAAGGAAAACCGCACCTTCAAGGGCTACGTTCGCAAGAATGGCGAAGTAGGCGTAAGAAACGAAATATGGGTAGTTCCTACCGTGGGCTGCGTTAACGGCGTGGCTGAGAAGCTGGTAGAACTCCTCAAGAAAGAAACAGGCAGCGAAGGCATCGACGCCATCCACGCATGGCACCACAACTTCGGTTGCTCACAACTCTCGGGCGACCATGAGAATACCCGCAAGGTGCTTCGTGATATCTGTCTGCATCCAAACGCAGGTGCCGTGCTCGTTCTCTCGCTCGGCTGCGAGAACAACCAGCCAGATGATTTCATGAAGATGCTCGGCAACTATGATTACGACCGCATCAAACTTCTTGTAACACAGAAGGTTGAAGGCGATGAGCTCGAGGAAGGCATGAAGATTCTGCGCAACCTCTATGCCCTGGCTAAGGAAGACAAGCGCGAGGAAGTTCCGGTAAGCAAACTGCGCGTAGGTTTGAAGTGTGGCGGTTCTGACGGCTTCAGCGGAATTACAGCCAACCCATTGGTAGGTGAATTTAGCGACTGGCTCGTAGCTCAGGGCGGTACAAGCATCCTGACAGAGGTACCGGAAATGTTTGGCGCAGAAACCATTCTGATGAACCGTTGCGAAAATAAGGAACTCTTCGACAAGACCGTTCACCTGATTAACGACTTCAAGGAGTACTTCCTGAGCCATGGTGAACCAGTTGGCGAGAACCCTTCTCCAGGTAACAAGGCAGGTGGTATCTCAACCCTCGAAGATAAGGCTTTGGGTTGCACCCAGAAGTGCGGCCGTGCTCCGGTAAGCGGCGTGCTCCAATATGGCGACCGTCTGGAGACAACCGGTTTGAACCTGCTTTCAGCTCCGGGTAACGACCTTGTAGCAGCCACAGCTCTGGCTTCAGCAGGTTGCCAGCTCGTTCTCTTCACCACAGGTCGCGGAACCCCATTCGGAACCTTTGTGCCAACGATGAAGATTTCTACCAACAGCAATCTGGCAAAGAACAAGCCAAACTGGATTGACTTCAACGCCGGCGCTCTGGTAGAAGGTGTAGAAATGAAAGACTTGGTAAGCAAGTTTATTGATAAGATTATAGCCGTAGCAAGTGGCGAGGAGGCTCGCAACGAGTATAATGGCTATCGTGAAATCTCCATCTTCAAGAATGGAGTAACTCTTTAA
- a CDS encoding AbgT family transporter — MYKKVLAYLALLLGIAEVVVILVSWLLTAAMPESFTHSLTSPEGIRWFTGHFVDHLTSVWLVWLVLISITIGVVRQSRVLHFDHTQYRQRTALRLMLIELCISAGIMLALTLLPHAILLNAVGTLFPSPFTHSLIPYICFSVMVMSMSYGIMSESIKGISQVYDAMNQGIRLLSPCFLFYILVMQLYTSILYVME; from the coding sequence ATGTATAAGAAAGTATTGGCCTATCTGGCATTATTGTTGGGAATAGCCGAAGTAGTGGTGATTCTGGTTTCGTGGCTGCTTACAGCTGCGATGCCCGAGTCGTTCACCCATTCGCTTACCAGCCCCGAGGGCATCCGCTGGTTTACGGGCCATTTTGTAGACCATCTCACCTCTGTATGGCTCGTATGGCTGGTGCTCATCAGCATCACCATCGGGGTGGTAAGGCAGAGTAGGGTGCTCCATTTCGACCATACCCAGTATCGCCAGCGCACGGCCTTGCGCCTGATGCTCATCGAGTTGTGCATCTCTGCAGGTATCATGCTGGCGCTCACCCTCTTGCCCCATGCCATTCTGCTGAATGCCGTAGGAACCCTCTTTCCGAGTCCGTTCACGCATAGTCTCATTCCGTACATCTGTTTCTCGGTCATGGTGATGAGCATGAGTTACGGCATCATGAGCGAGAGCATCAAGGGCATCAGTCAGGTTTATGATGCGATGAATCAAGGCATCCGCCTCCTGTCGCCCTGCTTTCTTTTCTACATTCTCGTGATGCAGCTCTATACATCCATCCTCTATGTAATGGAGTAA
- a CDS encoding sugar kinase, with protein MAKIVTLGEIMLRLSPEGNDRFIQSESLRIIPGGGEANVAVSLANYGHDAYFVSKLPKHEIGQIAVNGLRRYGVNTEFIARGGDRVGLYYAETGASMRPSKVIYDRAHSAIAEADPSDFDFDKIMEGAQWFHWSGITPAISDKAAELTKLACEAAKRHGVTVSVDLNFRKKLWTSEKAISVMRPLMKYVDVCIGNEEDAQLCLGFKPDADVEGGKTDAEGYYGIFKGMMKEFGFKYVVSTLRESLSATHNGWKALIYDGKEFYQSKHYDINPIIDRVGGGDSFSGGLIHGLLTKETQGEALEFAVAASALKHTIPGDFNLVSADEVESLAGGNANGRVQR; from the coding sequence ATGGCAAAAATTGTAACATTAGGTGAGATCATGCTTCGTTTATCACCAGAAGGCAATGATCGTTTCATTCAGAGTGAATCACTTCGCATCATCCCTGGTGGTGGTGAGGCTAACGTAGCTGTAAGCTTGGCTAACTATGGTCATGATGCTTACTTCGTATCTAAGCTCCCTAAGCACGAGATCGGTCAGATTGCTGTCAACGGTCTCCGTCGTTACGGCGTTAACACAGAGTTCATCGCTCGTGGTGGCGACCGCGTAGGTCTCTACTATGCCGAGACTGGTGCTTCTATGCGCCCATCCAAGGTAATCTACGACCGTGCACACAGCGCAATTGCTGAGGCTGACCCATCTGATTTCGATTTCGACAAGATTATGGAGGGTGCCCAGTGGTTCCATTGGAGCGGTATTACTCCAGCTATTAGCGACAAGGCTGCTGAACTTACCAAGTTGGCTTGTGAGGCTGCTAAGCGTCACGGCGTAACTGTTTCTGTTGACCTCAACTTCCGCAAGAAGCTCTGGACTTCAGAGAAGGCTATCTCTGTTATGCGTCCTCTGATGAAGTATGTTGATGTTTGCATCGGTAATGAGGAAGATGCTCAGCTCTGCCTGGGCTTCAAGCCAGATGCTGACGTAGAGGGCGGTAAGACTGATGCTGAGGGTTATTACGGAATCTTCAAGGGCATGATGAAGGAGTTCGGATTCAAGTATGTTGTTTCTACTCTCCGCGAATCTCTCTCTGCTACACACAACGGCTGGAAGGCTCTTATCTATGATGGTAAGGAGTTCTATCAGAGCAAGCACTATGACATCAACCCTATCATCGACCGCGTTGGTGGTGGCGACTCTTTCTCTGGTGGTCTGATCCACGGTCTTCTTACTAAGGAGACTCAGGGCGAGGCTCTTGAGTTTGCGGTAGCTGCTTCTGCTTTGAAGCATACTATCCCTGGCGACTTCAACCTGGTATCTGCTGACGAGGTAGAGAGCCTGGCTGGCGGTAACGCTAATGGTCGAGTTCAGAGATAA
- a CDS encoding DNA-binding protein, with translation MAINLKAKETLIQVGEMKGQYRFILGTELYNKLSESKVIKEAAIRSGVSVGVMQVCWDAAGEVIKAWCTEGHSVAVPGLGTMRFGVRAKSVPTVGEVATSLITNRRVIFTPSVDIKRELQETSIQITCYDRNGKVVKNVTSDDKGDVEDPDNTPGGGGSDNTPGGGNTEGGGTTGGNEGDGLE, from the coding sequence ATGGCAATTAATTTGAAAGCAAAGGAGACCCTTATCCAAGTAGGCGAAATGAAGGGTCAGTACAGATTCATCCTCGGTACCGAACTTTACAACAAGCTCTCAGAGAGCAAGGTTATCAAGGAGGCTGCTATCAGAAGCGGCGTTAGCGTGGGCGTGATGCAGGTTTGCTGGGATGCAGCAGGCGAGGTTATCAAGGCGTGGTGTACCGAAGGCCATTCCGTAGCCGTTCCGGGATTGGGAACCATGCGATTCGGCGTAAGAGCCAAGAGTGTGCCTACCGTAGGCGAAGTGGCTACCAGTCTGATTACCAACCGCCGTGTTATCTTCACCCCAAGCGTTGACATCAAGCGCGAGCTGCAGGAAACCTCCATCCAGATTACCTGTTACGACCGCAACGGCAAAGTGGTGAAAAACGTTACTTCCGACGATAAGGGCGATGTGGAAGACCCAGACAACACCCCAGGTGGTGGCGGTTCGGATAATACCCCGGGCGGCGGAAATACCGAAGGCGGCGGAACCACCGGCGGTAATGAGGGCGACGGTTTGGAGTAA
- a CDS encoding CHC2 zinc finger domain-containing protein — MMEKYEIQKLRELPIEKVAKEMGMKVEHHKALCPFHDDHHASLTFNKTKNSCRCYVCMRNSIGTIDLAMRYLGKDFPSACRWLAEEHQIQLEEDSSSGKSSSFGGSSGRGASSGSSSGDSSSGDNSGKSSFDASRYARFFEHPWLNQAARRFLFEGRKIDWRVVNWCRLTSWTDKKGINWLQIPYFDTDGRLIGIQNRNLDYKKEQDAPRFRFPYGARCSIYNLPVVKRLKPGDRLFITEGCSDCWAMLSAGHKAIAIPSATLLKPEDKQLLTDIGRLYQVEFHMFPDQDVPGESLFMQLREMLPQLVHHQLPPGCKDFSEYYLLGAAATSGSKEPINK; from the coding sequence ATGATGGAGAAATATGAGATTCAGAAACTGCGCGAACTTCCGATAGAGAAGGTCGCGAAAGAGATGGGGATGAAGGTGGAGCACCATAAGGCGCTCTGCCCCTTCCATGACGACCACCACGCCAGCCTTACGTTCAACAAGACCAAGAATAGCTGCAGATGCTATGTATGCATGAGAAACTCCATCGGCACCATCGACCTGGCGATGAGATACCTGGGGAAGGATTTCCCGTCGGCTTGCCGATGGCTCGCAGAAGAACATCAGATTCAGCTGGAGGAGGATTCTTCTTCGGGGAAAAGCTCTTCCTTTGGAGGGTCTTCGGGCAGAGGGGCTTCTTCGGGTTCTTCATCCGGTGATTCTTCTTCGGGTGATAATTCGGGGAAATCTTCCTTCGATGCAAGCAGGTATGCTAGATTCTTCGAACATCCCTGGCTCAACCAGGCAGCTCGAAGATTTCTCTTCGAGGGGAGGAAGATTGACTGGAGAGTGGTGAACTGGTGCCGACTGACTTCCTGGACGGACAAGAAGGGCATCAACTGGTTGCAGATTCCTTACTTCGATACCGATGGGCGGCTTATAGGAATCCAGAACAGGAACCTGGATTACAAGAAGGAGCAGGATGCTCCCCGCTTCCGGTTCCCTTACGGCGCAAGATGCAGCATCTATAACCTGCCGGTTGTGAAGAGACTGAAACCGGGCGATAGGCTGTTTATTACGGAGGGATGTAGCGACTGCTGGGCGATGCTTTCTGCCGGACATAAGGCGATAGCCATCCCTTCTGCCACGCTCCTCAAACCCGAGGATAAGCAGCTGCTGACGGATATCGGAAGACTGTATCAGGTGGAATTCCACATGTTTCCTGATCAGGATGTGCCGGGCGAAAGCCTCTTCATGCAACTCAGGGAGATGCTCCCCCAGCTGGTTCACCACCAGTTGCCACCGGGCTGCAAGGATTTCAGCGAATACTATCTTTTAGGGGCTGCTGCAACTTCCGGGAGCAAGGAGCCGATAAACAAATGA
- a CDS encoding DUF5932 domain-containing protein, producing the protein MENFKVIIVEDVPLELKGTEGIFKNDIPEAEIIGTAESEIAYWKLIKQQLPDLVLLDLGLGGSTTVGVEICRQTKEQYPDVKVLIFTGEILNEKLWVDVLDAGCDGIILKSGELLTRGDVASCMGGKKLVFNQPILQKIVDRFKRSVNSQLMRQEALVNYEIDEYDERFLRHLALGYTKEQITNLRGMPFGVKSLEKRQAELVQKLFPDGNHGMGINATRLVVKACELRILDIDHLQADEE; encoded by the coding sequence ATGGAAAATTTTAAAGTCATCATTGTAGAAGACGTGCCCCTGGAACTGAAGGGTACAGAGGGTATCTTCAAGAATGATATTCCAGAGGCTGAAATCATCGGTACTGCCGAGAGCGAAATAGCCTATTGGAAACTCATCAAGCAGCAGTTGCCCGATCTGGTTCTGCTCGACCTCGGACTGGGCGGTTCCACCACAGTAGGCGTAGAAATCTGCCGCCAGACCAAGGAGCAGTATCCTGACGTGAAGGTGCTCATCTTTACAGGAGAAATTCTGAACGAAAAACTCTGGGTAGATGTGCTCGATGCGGGCTGCGACGGCATCATTCTGAAGAGTGGCGAACTCCTTACGCGTGGCGATGTGGCGAGCTGCATGGGAGGTAAGAAACTGGTGTTCAACCAGCCTATCCTTCAGAAGATAGTAGACCGTTTCAAGCGGAGCGTAAACAGCCAGCTGATGCGTCAGGAGGCTCTGGTGAATTATGAGATTGATGAGTATGACGAGCGTTTCCTGCGCCATCTTGCGCTGGGTTATACCAAGGAGCAGATTACCAACCTGCGCGGAATGCCTTTCGGCGTAAAGAGTCTGGAGAAGCGACAGGCAGAACTGGTTCAGAAACTCTTCCCTGACGGCAATCACGGCATGGGCATCAACGCCACCCGCCTGGTGGTAAAAGCCTGCGAGCTCCGCATCCTCGATATCGACCATCTGCAGGCAGATGAAGAATAA